A region of Streptomyces halobius DNA encodes the following proteins:
- a CDS encoding helix-turn-helix domain-containing protein codes for MLHAEVEISSFLKARRAALDPADLGLPGGLGRRRVRGLRREEVAQLAGISVDYYTRIEQGRAHAISDAVLDAIARALRLTGGEVTYLRNVAVRRRAADHRPAGDGRGQTVRPEIQQLLDAMENVPATVMGRGMDILAWNALGARIAFDLEALDPARRNSALLVFRHPEARDLHPDWDRIAEEVVGNLRAESGRHPEDPRVCEVVKELLDNSADFRRLWQAQAVHECLRGAKRIVNPLVGELRLTFESFRLPTDADQSLVTYSAPAGSVTEARLRELAGRVGMAGVAVVV; via the coding sequence ATGCTGCATGCTGAAGTCGAGATCAGCTCGTTCCTCAAGGCGCGCCGTGCGGCGCTCGACCCGGCGGACCTGGGGCTGCCCGGCGGTCTCGGCCGTCGTCGGGTGCGGGGGCTGCGGCGTGAGGAGGTCGCCCAGCTCGCCGGTATCAGCGTCGACTACTACACCCGGATCGAGCAGGGCCGCGCGCACGCGATCTCCGATGCCGTCCTGGACGCCATCGCGCGGGCGCTGCGGCTGACCGGCGGTGAGGTGACGTATCTACGGAATGTCGCGGTTCGGCGGCGCGCGGCCGATCACCGGCCGGCTGGCGACGGCCGGGGGCAGACCGTACGGCCCGAGATCCAGCAGCTGCTGGACGCGATGGAGAACGTTCCCGCCACGGTGATGGGCCGGGGCATGGACATCCTCGCCTGGAACGCGCTCGGCGCCCGGATCGCCTTCGACCTCGAAGCGCTCGACCCCGCCCGGCGGAATTCTGCGCTGTTGGTCTTCCGCCATCCCGAGGCGCGCGACCTGCACCCGGACTGGGACCGTATCGCCGAGGAGGTCGTCGGCAATCTGCGGGCCGAGAGCGGTCGTCACCCCGAAGACCCCCGCGTCTGCGAGGTCGTCAAGGAACTCCTCGACAACAGCGCGGACTTCCGGCGGCTGTGGCAGGCACAGGCGGTGCACGAGTGCCTGCGGGGCGCCAAGCGGATCGTGAACCCGCTGGTCGGCGAGCTCCGGCTCACCTTCGAGAGCTTCCGGCTGCCGACCGACGCCGACCAGTCGCTGGTGACGTACAGCGCACCGGCCGGCTCGGTGACGGAGGCGCGGCTGCGGGAGCTGGCGGGGAGGGTGGGGATGGCGGGGGTGGCTGTGGTCGTTTAG
- a CDS encoding aldo/keto reductase: MKRRILGGTGISVSEYALGAMMLGAWGNTDHDDGVRIIHRALDAGINFIDTADMYAGGESEEIVGKALKGRRDDVVLATKFFNPMGPDANHGGSSRRWIVRAVEDSLRRLGTDHIDLYQAHRPDPATDIDETLAALSDLVRSGKVRAVGSSTFPAEQIVEAQWAAERRGHVRFRSEQPPYSMLARGVENAVLPTTRKYGMGVLSWGPLSAGWLSGRDLSASSRAGLESHKFDLAIPENARKAEAVTALSKVAAEAGLPLPHLATAFVRAHPAVTSVIIGPRTLDQLNSLLNGSEVTLSADILDRIDAIVPPGTDLNRADSYYVPPAIADASLRRR; the protein is encoded by the coding sequence ATGAAGCGCAGGATCCTCGGCGGCACCGGCATCTCCGTCAGCGAGTACGCGCTGGGCGCGATGATGCTCGGCGCCTGGGGCAACACCGACCACGACGACGGCGTACGGATCATCCACCGCGCGCTGGACGCCGGTATCAACTTCATCGACACCGCCGACATGTACGCCGGCGGCGAGTCCGAGGAGATCGTCGGCAAGGCCCTCAAGGGGCGGCGCGACGACGTCGTCCTGGCCACGAAGTTCTTCAACCCCATGGGCCCGGACGCCAACCACGGCGGCAGTTCCCGCCGTTGGATCGTCCGCGCGGTGGAGGACAGCCTCCGCCGGCTCGGCACCGACCACATCGACCTCTACCAGGCGCACCGTCCCGACCCGGCCACCGATATCGACGAGACCCTCGCCGCCCTCTCGGACCTCGTACGGTCCGGCAAGGTACGGGCGGTCGGCAGCTCGACCTTCCCCGCCGAGCAGATCGTCGAGGCACAGTGGGCCGCCGAACGCCGTGGCCATGTCCGCTTCCGCAGTGAACAGCCGCCGTACTCGATGCTGGCGCGCGGCGTGGAGAACGCGGTGCTGCCGACCACCCGGAAGTACGGCATGGGCGTGCTGTCCTGGGGCCCGCTCAGCGCCGGATGGCTCTCCGGCCGCGATCTGTCGGCCAGCTCACGGGCCGGTCTCGAATCCCACAAGTTCGACCTCGCGATCCCCGAGAACGCCCGCAAGGCGGAGGCGGTCACCGCCCTGTCGAAGGTCGCCGCCGAGGCCGGACTACCCCTCCCGCACCTGGCGACCGCTTTCGTCCGCGCCCACCCGGCGGTCACCTCGGTCATCATCGGCCCCCGCACCCTCGACCAGCTCAACAGCCTCCTGAACGGCTCGGAGGTGACGCTGAGCGCCGACATCCTGGACCGCATCGACGCCATCGTCCCCCCGGGCACCGACCTCAACCGCGCCGACAGCTACTACGTCCCGCCGGCCATCGCGGACGCGTCGCTGCGGCGGCGCTGA
- a CDS encoding glycine-rich domain-containing protein has product MTVALEQPAKVRQGRELVDPALFERLVDFCADEYGLERCVAERIQNEAIAMCYVMGITKAGDEMAPSKQVDPGWHTFMLHTEEYAAWCRKNFGHFLHHRPNSKLRTQGLMTDVVGRIKKQGFAVDERLWVTASDCNAPTCCSDGPCC; this is encoded by the coding sequence ATGACAGTTGCCTTAGAGCAACCGGCCAAGGTCAGGCAGGGCCGCGAACTCGTTGATCCGGCGCTGTTTGAGCGCCTGGTGGACTTCTGTGCCGATGAATACGGCCTCGAACGTTGTGTTGCAGAGCGCATCCAGAACGAGGCTATCGCCATGTGCTACGTCATGGGTATCACCAAGGCGGGTGACGAAATGGCGCCGAGCAAGCAGGTGGACCCCGGATGGCACACCTTCATGCTCCACACCGAGGAATATGCCGCCTGGTGCCGGAAGAACTTCGGACATTTCCTGCACCACAGGCCGAACAGCAAGCTTCGAACCCAGGGCTTGATGACCGATGTAGTCGGGCGCATCAAGAAGCAGGGTTTCGCGGTCGACGAGCGGCTGTGGGTTACCGCATCTGACTGCAACGCTCCGACGTGTTGCAGTGACGGCCCCTGCTGCTAG
- a CDS encoding DUF6879 family protein, producing the protein MLLDGEEWRRRFAGIKREAWRLEALPQYLVPQEAEEFAAFREGRPTTPYTASSYTERVSRQHAEGKRNGRVHIVTQPLSDYLQFEFTRYYELHVRAGDDIRILDVTNRHNPLEGVQDFWMFDREEVVLMNYEADGRQINREVFEGDVSPFIEYQRIAVSESVPFEEYVNGGHRA; encoded by the coding sequence GTGCTCTTGGATGGTGAGGAGTGGCGTCGTCGGTTCGCGGGCATCAAGCGAGAGGCATGGCGGCTTGAGGCACTGCCGCAGTACCTCGTGCCACAGGAGGCGGAAGAGTTCGCGGCCTTCCGTGAGGGACGACCCACGACCCCGTACACGGCCTCCTCGTACACAGAACGCGTCTCGCGTCAGCACGCCGAGGGAAAGCGCAACGGACGGGTGCACATCGTCACGCAGCCGCTCTCTGACTACCTGCAATTTGAGTTCACCCGCTACTACGAGCTGCACGTTCGGGCCGGGGACGACATCCGCATCCTCGACGTGACCAATCGGCACAACCCCCTTGAGGGTGTACAAGACTTCTGGATGTTCGACCGCGAAGAAGTCGTGCTCATGAACTACGAGGCGGACGGCCGGCAGATCAATCGCGAGGTTTTCGAAGGCGACGTGTCTCCGTTCATCGAATACCAGCGGATCGCGGTATCTGAGTCGGTCCCCTTCGAGGAGTACGTTAACGGTGGCCATCGAGCCTGA
- a CDS encoding helix-turn-helix domain-containing protein: MNQNELNPGASPQAAYGARLRRLRKERGWTQVDLAGRMGYSAVHISGVENGNKFPTSRFSRSADRTFGLEGTEDSFEREWRNVKFGGLLEGFPEYVKYEARAVEIRLYNIGIIPGLLQTPEYARVLADSAVRRGAITPEQADERVAFLAERQAALVRARPPMVFVTMDESCIRRPVGGSTVMDAQLARLVEFAELPNTLLQVAPYEIGERRTFDLPVNLLTLPDRSLICYAESQAQGNLDRESTSVAPVLTAYHQLQAVAMSQAASMAMIEQVRKGTP, translated from the coding sequence ATGAATCAGAACGAGTTAAACCCGGGTGCGTCGCCACAAGCGGCCTACGGAGCGCGTCTACGCAGGCTGCGCAAGGAACGTGGCTGGACTCAAGTGGACCTAGCTGGACGCATGGGCTACTCGGCTGTGCACATCTCGGGCGTTGAAAATGGCAACAAGTTTCCAACTTCCCGCTTCTCGCGTAGCGCTGACCGCACATTTGGTCTTGAGGGCACGGAAGATTCGTTCGAGCGTGAGTGGCGCAACGTCAAGTTCGGCGGCCTGCTGGAGGGCTTTCCGGAATACGTCAAGTACGAGGCCAGAGCCGTAGAGATCAGGCTCTACAACATTGGGATCATCCCCGGCTTGTTGCAGACGCCGGAATACGCACGGGTGTTGGCGGATAGCGCCGTGCGGCGGGGCGCCATCACGCCCGAACAGGCGGATGAACGCGTCGCGTTTCTGGCGGAACGTCAAGCGGCGCTCGTACGGGCTCGGCCACCCATGGTGTTTGTGACCATGGACGAAAGCTGTATCCGGCGGCCGGTCGGCGGCTCCACTGTCATGGACGCACAGTTGGCGCGGCTGGTCGAGTTTGCCGAGCTGCCGAACACGCTGTTGCAGGTGGCACCGTACGAGATAGGGGAGCGCCGTACGTTTGACCTGCCCGTCAACCTCCTGACGCTGCCGGACCGGTCCCTGATCTGCTACGCCGAATCCCAAGCTCAAGGAAACCTGGACCGAGAGAGTACGTCCGTGGCGCCCGTGCTGACGGCTTACCATCAGCTACAGGCCGTAGCTATGTCCCAAGCGGCATCCATGGCCATGATCGAGCAGGTACGAAAGGGCACCCCGTGA
- a CDS encoding DUF397 domain-containing protein: protein MTTDSPRWVKSSYSNNGGDCVEVAANLPDIVPVRDSKDPYGPQLAFEPSAWSSFVSAAKAGEFDA from the coding sequence GTGACAACCGACTCCCCCCGCTGGGTCAAGTCCTCCTACAGCAACAACGGCGGCGATTGCGTTGAGGTTGCCGCCAATCTCCCCGACATCGTCCCCGTCCGCGACAGCAAGGACCCGTACGGCCCGCAGCTTGCCTTCGAGCCGTCCGCCTGGTCGTCATTCGTGTCGGCCGCGAAAGCCGGCGAGTTTGACGCGTGA
- a CDS encoding NUDIX hydrolase, which yields MTAPQEPVRAAGCVLWRRSPSGDGIELALIRRPKWADWSHPKGKLKPGEDALQGAIRETLEETGMTCKLGPELPTVRYLVDNRPKEVRYWAAEATGGSFEPNREVDYLLWLPPATACSYLTQEQDKELVAALLSTLHVTGEGL from the coding sequence GTGACGGCACCTCAGGAACCGGTCAGGGCGGCGGGATGCGTCCTGTGGCGCCGGTCACCTTCCGGCGACGGCATCGAACTTGCCCTGATCAGGCGACCGAAGTGGGCAGACTGGTCCCACCCGAAAGGCAAGCTGAAGCCCGGGGAGGACGCCCTGCAGGGAGCGATCCGCGAAACGCTGGAAGAGACCGGCATGACGTGCAAACTCGGGCCCGAGCTGCCGACCGTCCGATACCTGGTCGACAACCGCCCGAAGGAGGTCCGCTACTGGGCGGCCGAGGCTACTGGCGGCTCGTTCGAGCCGAACAGGGAGGTTGACTACCTGCTGTGGCTACCTCCCGCCACGGCATGCAGCTACCTCACGCAGGAGCAGGACAAGGAGCTGGTCGCCGCCCTGCTCAGCACCCTTCACGTGACCGGGGAGGGGCTGTGA
- a CDS encoding CHAD domain-containing protein — MTPGGAGVAQRPDQPTGGPAGLLGIGYEPGGAPGARAAVVDGPQARVGEAPGTGEARLHGQQSSGTGEHRTYGPQPPPSAPDGHPASSAPSPSPGSPLAGRTAGELLADYLHRQSADFLRSLRLHRESGSDAEGAGEAARQLCSAARRISATLHTFRPLTDETWADQLQAELGWLSGTLAREQACAARRDRLMAALQRLTGRGERAERGGRGDRGGRGGRGGRGGRGGRGDHAGAGTAAGTRTAAARAAEPEAEGALSAGAARAGALLDRQLTLARTRAHSAALQALGSSRFHAVADSVAVLASEAPLDRAAAEVPAAEALPPLAEQAHRRLADAVAALPLSRAGHPYNADALAADHRQDAPWHQVRALVRLSRYAQEVVAPDHADPRLLEAGHALERHRDAAEAAAAAAAAARTPRIAPATAYALGVLHADQRHEVEAARFAFGRVWLPGEWSGGRM, encoded by the coding sequence TTGACGCCCGGAGGCGCCGGCGTGGCTCAGCGACCTGACCAGCCGACCGGGGGACCGGCCGGTCTCCTCGGCATCGGATACGAGCCCGGCGGCGCGCCCGGGGCTCGCGCCGCGGTGGTGGACGGGCCACAGGCGCGCGTGGGCGAGGCCCCGGGGACCGGAGAGGCCCGGTTGCACGGACAGCAGTCCTCGGGGACCGGTGAGCACCGGACGTACGGACCGCAGCCCCCGCCGAGCGCGCCCGACGGGCACCCGGCCTCCTCCGCCCCTTCTCCCTCTCCCGGCTCGCCGCTCGCCGGGCGGACCGCCGGGGAACTGCTCGCCGACTACCTGCACCGGCAGTCCGCGGACTTCCTGCGCAGCCTGCGGCTGCACCGCGAGAGCGGCTCGGACGCGGAGGGCGCGGGCGAGGCGGCCCGGCAGCTGTGCAGCGCCGCACGCCGGATCAGCGCCACCCTGCACACCTTCCGTCCGCTGACCGACGAGACCTGGGCCGACCAACTCCAGGCGGAACTGGGCTGGTTGTCCGGCACCCTGGCCCGCGAACAGGCGTGTGCGGCCCGCCGCGACCGGCTGATGGCGGCGCTGCAGCGGCTGACCGGACGGGGAGAGCGGGCCGAACGCGGCGGCCGCGGTGATCGGGGCGGCCGGGGCGGCCGCGGTGGCCGGGGTGGCCGGGGTGGCCGGGGTGACCACGCCGGAGCCGGTACGGCGGCGGGCACGCGGACGGCCGCCGCCCGGGCCGCCGAGCCGGAGGCCGAGGGCGCGCTGTCGGCCGGCGCGGCGCGGGCCGGGGCGCTCCTGGACCGCCAGCTCACACTGGCCCGCACCCGCGCGCACTCCGCCGCGCTCCAGGCCCTCGGCTCCTCCCGCTTCCACGCCGTCGCCGACTCCGTGGCGGTGCTCGCCTCGGAGGCGCCACTGGACCGGGCGGCCGCCGAGGTGCCGGCGGCCGAGGCGCTGCCGCCCCTCGCCGAGCAGGCCCACCGGCGGCTCGCGGACGCGGTCGCCGCCCTGCCGCTGTCCCGCGCCGGCCATCCGTACAACGCCGACGCGCTGGCCGCCGACCACCGCCAGGACGCGCCCTGGCACCAGGTCCGGGCGCTGGTGCGGCTCAGCCGCTACGCCCAGGAGGTCGTCGCCCCCGACCACGCAGACCCCCGCCTGCTGGAGGCCGGCCACGCGCTGGAGCGCCACCGCGACGCCGCGGAGGCCGCCGCCGCGGCCGCCGCCGCGGCCCGCACCCCCCGAATCGCCCCGGCCACGGCGTACGCCCTGGGAGTCCTGCACGCCGACCAGCGCCATGAGGTGGAGGCGGCCCGCTTCGCGTTCGGACGGGTGTGGCTGCCGGGCGAGTGGAGCGGGGGTCGGATGTGA